From a single Bacillus sp. NEB1478 genomic region:
- a CDS encoding vanadium-dependent haloperoxidase: MERDYLRWSEHPYAGEQFPPANPVTPEAGSWPMFFITRRGEEFIDPFGRTIRWRIKNPNTIDWASELLVVQKTLQNITPQQIQIAQYWGTGEVSKQVTPMIYNLMETYGIASTRAARFLGLYQASVNDAFVMTWYFKYLWDVARPCQYDKNMKTILFTPRFPGYPSAHATMAGCTEMILSYYFPQESMRIKQIMEECAMSRLYAGVHFKVDNDEGLSLGRQIGEMVVALIKSQNVN; encoded by the coding sequence ATGGAAAGGGATTATTTAAGATGGTCCGAACATCCGTATGCGGGAGAACAATTTCCCCCTGCAAATCCAGTTACGCCTGAAGCAGGATCTTGGCCGATGTTTTTTATAACGAGAAGAGGCGAGGAGTTCATTGATCCTTTTGGAAGGACAATCAGGTGGAGAATTAAAAATCCAAATACGATTGATTGGGCAAGTGAACTGCTTGTTGTTCAAAAGACACTGCAGAATATAACGCCTCAGCAAATACAGATCGCTCAATATTGGGGCACGGGAGAGGTAAGCAAACAAGTTACTCCGATGATTTATAACTTAATGGAAACGTACGGTATCGCTTCTACAAGAGCTGCAAGGTTTTTGGGTCTGTACCAAGCGTCAGTAAATGATGCGTTTGTGATGACTTGGTATTTTAAATATTTATGGGATGTTGCTAGACCTTGCCAATATGATAAAAACATGAAGACGATTCTATTTACACCGCGCTTTCCAGGTTACCCATCTGCACATGCAACAATGGCTGGATGTACTGAAATGATATTAAGCTACTATTTTCCGCAAGAAAGTATGAGAATTAAACAAATCATGGAAGAGTGCGCAATGTCTCGATTATATGCAGGAGTCCATTTTAAAGTGGACAATGATGAAGGATTATCTTTAGGAAGACAGATCGGGGAAATGGTCGTTGCATTAATCAAATCGCAAAATGTTAATTAG